The Thiorhodovibrio frisius genome segment CCGACGGTCGGCTGGAGGATTTGCGCGGTCAGCTGCCCGCATCCGGCTGGACAGTGCCTTTTGAAGGGATTGAAACCAGCCTTTACCTGCCGCCGGGTTGGGATCTGCTTGCGGCCAGCGGCGTGGATAATCTGCCCCAGACCTGGATGGCGCGCTGGTCGCTGTTAGATCTTTTTTTGGTGTTGATTGCGGCTCTGGCTTGCGGGCGCCTGTGGGGCTGGCGCTGGGGTCTGCTGGCGCTGGTCACTCTCACGCTGATCTGGCAAGAAGCGGATGCGCCGCGCGCTGTCTGGCTGAATCTGCTCGCCGCCGCCGCGCTGCTGCGGGTGTTGCCGGCGGAGGCGGGACAGCAGGCACTGCGGCGAGCACGCGGTCTGGTGCAATGGTATTTCCGCGCCACCCTGCTGGTGCTGGTGCTGATTGCGCTTCCTTTTTTGTTGCAGCAAATGCGTGACGGGCTTTATCCGCAACTCAGCATCGACGAGGGAAGCCGGATGGGCGCGGGCGTGGCGAATCAAATATTGGCAGAAAGGGCATTGCAATCAGCGCCAGCGCCCGCTGAATTGGCACGCTCCGCGCCTGCTGAGGGGGATTACCTGAGCCGCTCTGCCGGCTCGGCCTCAATGGCCAAATCAGTCGCGCCGGCATGGAATGCGCCACCACCAGGGGCGGTCTTGCAAACCGGAGCGGGCGTGCCGGATTGGACCTGGAACGCTTTCCGACTGGAATGGAACGGCCCGGTGGAGTCCGATCATCAAATCTCTCTGTGGCTGCGCCCGCCGCTGGCCGGCCTGCTGCTGGCCTGTGTGCAGTTGTTGTTGGTTCCTTTGTTGGCGCTGCGCCTGGCTGGCGGCTGGCCGGCGGTGGTGGATGCCGGACGGACCTTGCGCCAAGGGCTGCATGCTGGCCAGTCCGCGCCGGGACAAACCGCGCGCCAGCGCAGTTCCGCGTTGAGCATTTTGGGCTTGGCTGTCATGCTCGGCGTCGGCGCCTGGCTGGTGCCGCCAATGGCGCAGGCGTCCAGGACGCCAGATCCCGCGCACGTCGCATCGCCCCCGCAACCCCAGGTGCAAGCTGCCCCCGCGCCTGTGGCACCCGTGCCGCCGGCGGAGGCGGCGCAAGCTGCCGCCATCTTTCCGCCAGAAAGCTTGCTGGATGCACTGCGCGAGCATCTGCTCTCCGCGCCCGAGTGCTGGCCGGAGTGCATCACCCTGACGCGCCTGCATGTGCAGCTCAGCGACGGCCAACTGCGCTTGCGCCTGGATGTCGCGGCTGGCGCCGCCGGCGCGCTGCCTCTGCCGGGTGGTGAGTCCACCTGGTCGCCGCAACAGCTGTTGCTCGATGGGGTCGAGCTGCCGCAGGCACGTCGCACCAAAGATGGCCATCTGCTGGTCCCTGTGCCCGAGGGCGATCATCAAGTGGAACTCTCAGGGCCGCTGCCAGCCACCGGGCGCATCGAGCTGCCCTTGCCGCTGGCCCCGCGCCTGGTGACCACCGAGCTTGACTCGGCCTGGCGACTCGAGGGCCGGCGCGCCAATGGTCAGGTTGGCTCGCAACTGCGGCTGGTGTCTTTGGCGGACTCGGACCCTGGTGGGGATGCCGGTGGGGATGCCGGGGCCGACTCTGATACAAGTTCTGGGGCGAACTCTGGCTTGGCCGCCGATGCTCTATCGGCATCGGCGGCCAGCGCACCAGCGCTGACCCCGCTGCTGCGCCTGGAACGCAGCCTGCATCTTGGGCTCACCTGGGACTTGCGCTCGCGCGTGCAACGATTGTCGCCTGCGGAGACCTCGGTCAGCCTGTGGCTGCCCTTGTTGCCGGGGGAGGCCGTGACCAGCGCCGAGGCGCAAGTAGTGGACGACCGGCTGCTGCTGTCTTTGGCGCCCGGTCAGCGCCAGCTTGAATGGTCGTCCCGACTGGCGCCATCGGAGCACTTGGCATTTCAGGCCAGCGACGACCCACGGCTGGTGGAGACCTGGTGTCTGGGTGTTAGCCCCTTCTGGCATCTGGAGACTGCTGGCATCGCCTCAGTCGGCGGTTGCGATCTTGGCGGCACGGCGGCGGACGCGGCAGCGCCTGCCCGGCAGTGGCGGCCCTGGCCGGGAGAGACACTGGAGCTGAATCTGACGCGACCGCAGGCGGTGCCCGGTCCGACCCTGACGTTGGATCAAACGCGCTATGCGCTCGAACCAGGACGGCGCGCGAGCGAGGCACGTTTGACTCTGAAAGTTCGCAGTAGCCAGGGCGGGCAGCACCCAATTGTTCTGCCAGCGGGCGCCGAGCGGCTCGAAGTGCGCATTGACGGGCAGGCGCGCGGGCTGGTCCTCAAAGATCAAAAAGTCGACCTGCCGCTGGTGCCCGGCGTGCAGCAGGTAGAGCTTCGGTGGCACCAGCCCGCCGGGCTCGGGCTGGGCTATCGTCCTGAGCCTGTGGATCTGGGCGTTGGCAGTGTCAATGCCATCACCGAGGTCTCGCTGGGTGCCGACCGTTGGGTACTCTGGACCCAGGGCGCCGGTGTCGGCCCGGCGGTGCTTTTCTGGAGTGTGCTCTTGGTGCTGGCGTTGCTCGCCTGGGGGCTGGCACGCTGGCGGTTGACACCTCTGGGTTGGCACGACTGGCTGCTGCTTGGCATCGGGCTCAGTCAAGCGGACATCTGGGTTAGTCTGCTGGTGGCCGGCTGGCTGCTCGCGCTCGGCTGGCGGCGGCGACTGGAATCTCAGCGCCTTGAGATCATGTCAGCCTGGCGCTTCGATCTCGCGCAGATCGTCCTGGTGGGCTGGACGCTGCTGGCCTTGCTAGGCTTGCTGGCCGCCATCCAGCAAGGGCTGCTCGGACCACCGCGCATGCAGATTGCTGGCAATGGCTCCAGCGCCGGGCTGCTGCGTTGGTACCTGGACCGCAGCGGGCCAGAGCTGGGCGAGGTGCTGGTCGTCTCGGTACCCATGCTGGCCTACCGGCTGCTGATGCTGGCCTGGGCGCTGTGGCTCGCGTTGCGACTGCTCGCCTGGCTGCGCTGGGGCTGGCAGGCGTTCTCCCAGCCGCTGTTGTGGCGCGCGCTGCCACCGATGATGTCGCGGGGTAAGACGCGTGCGCCGACTAAGCCGGATCATCATGGCGGCAATCAGGCTGGGGCCGATGAGTCCCTGAGCCTGGATATTTGAACCCGATTGTGCGCTTGGATTGGCGTGGTTGCGCAGCGCGAAGGCGAGAGTGCTCGATAATCAAAAGAGGCTGATGATGACTGATACTTCCCGTCCTGCCGTGGTGCTGTTAAGCGGCGGGCTGGACTCGGCCACGGTGCTGGCCATTGCAAAGGATCAGGGGTTTGCCCCCCACGCGCTGTCCTTTCGCTACGGGCAACGGCATTTGATTGAACTCCAGGCGGCTGCCCGGGTGGCCGAGGCGCTTGGGGCGGCAGAGCACCGCGTTGTGGCGGTCGACCTGGCCGGTTTTGGCGGCTCGGCGCTCACGGCGAAGATGGACGTGCCCAAGCATCGCGATGTCGGCGAGATTGGCTTAGGCATTCCAACCACCTATGTGCCGGCGCGCAATACCGTGTTTCTGTCCCTGGCGCTGGCCTGGGCCGAGGTGCTGGGCGCGACCGACATTTTCATTGGTGTCAATGCGCTGGACTATTCGGGCTACCCCGACTGCCGGCCCGAGTACATAGTCGCGTTTGAGCGCATGGCCAACCTGGCCACGCGCGCCGGGGTCGAGGGACGCGAGCGCCTGCGGCTGCATACCCCGCTGATCGAAATGACCAAGGCCCAGATCATCCGTTGCGGTTTGGCGCTTGGCGTGGACTACGGGCTCACCCTAAGTTGTTACGACCCAAGCCCAGAAGGCAAGTCCTGCGGCGGCTGCGATGCCTGCCTGCTCAGGGCCAAGGGATTTGCCGAGGCGGGAGTGGACGATCCAGTCGATGGGAATTGATTCGTCCAGTTTGCGATTGGTATAGAGGCGAATTCATTCTCTAACCACCAGCCGACCCTTTGCGCGGTCGCAAGGCGAAACCGGCTAAGCTGTGCGATCCTGCGCGCGACGCCTGCCGTTTTGTTGCGGGTACTGATTGTCTGCCGGGTCTGCCACCATGGATGCATTGCTTTTCACCGCCGCCGAGACCTTCCACGCCGCGCGTCGGCTTGCCAACCTGCCGGCGGGGCATCGCGCGAGGGCTGTGCATGGACATGGTTTTGGCGTCAAGATCCATGCGGATCTGCGCGAGCGCGGTGATCTTGGGGCTGGAACCGAAACGCGCGCGCTCGGCGATGTGCTACGGCAGGCGAGTGCGGCGCTGGATTATCAGGATCTGAACGCTTTCATCGCGGAGCCCGGCGATCTGGGCATCGCCACCTGGTTGGGCGAGCGCCTGGTCGAGTCCCTGCATCCGGGCCGGCTCGCCGCTCTGGGATTGAACAGCACCGCCTGGCAGGGCGTGACTACAGTCGCTGAGGCGCCAACGCGCGGCTGGCGGCGTTATCGCTTCGAGGCCGCGCATCGATTACCCAGTGTGCCCGAGGGGCATCCCTGCGGGCGCATGCACGGGCATGGTTTCGAGGTAACGCTGCATGCTGATCTTGCTCCGGACGATCCAACAGGCTTGTCCGGCTATGACAAGTTGGATGCCGCTTGGGCACCGCTTGCGCGCCAATTGCATCATAGCTGCCTGAACCTCCTGTCGGGGCTTGAGAATCCGACCAGCGAGCTGCTTTGCTTATGGCTGTGGCAGCGCCTTGAGCCGGAGCTGCCCGGGCTGCGTCAGGTGATGGTGCGCGAGACGCGCACGGCGGGTTGCTGTTACGACGGACAGCGGTTTCGCATCTGGAAGGATCTGTTCTTTGAGAGCGCGCTGCGCTTTGGCGAGCTGCCTGAGGCTGATCCCTGGCATGGTCTGCATGGTCACAGTTATGCGCTGCGTTTGATGCTCGGTGCGCCTCTGGACGAGGTGCTGGGCTGGACGGTGGATTTCGGCGATGTGAAAGTGCTCTTTAAACCGGTGTATGCGCGGCTCGATCACTTTGATTTGAGCACACTGCCTGGGCTGCAACGCCCAGGGGTGGCGGAGCTGCTGCACTGGATTGCCGGGCAGGTTGCCGATGTCTTGCCGCAGATCGATGGGATTGCGCTAAACCCAACCCCGGGGTGCGGGGCATCGCTGAGTTTGGCTGGTGCTGATCATGGTCTGACGTTGCCGGCGTTATGAGTCACGGCGGTGCCCAATTAGCGCGGCAAGGGGTGTGATCTGTGGCCTATCAGGTCCACGAGATTTTCCATAGCCTGCAAGGTGAAGGCGCGCGCAGCGGGCGCTCGGCGCTTTTCTGTCGCTTTGCCGGCTGTAATCTTTGGTCCGGGCGCGAGCAGGATCGTGCGGCAGCCATCTGTCGCTTCTGCGATACCGAGTTTCGTGGCACCCATGGCAGCGGGGGCGGTGTGTTTGCCTCGGCCGCCGCGCTGGCCGATCATCTGGGCGACCTTTGGCACTCGCAGACGAGCGGGGCTGAACGGCCCTACATTGTCTGCACCGGCGGGGAGCCGCTGTTGCAGCTCGATCAGCCGCTGATCGATGTCCTGCATGCCCGTGGTGGTGAAATCGCGGTTGAGACCAATGGAACCATCGAGCCGCCAGTGGGAATCGACTGGCTGTGTGTCAGCCCGAAAGCCGGGGCAACTCTGGTGGCAACCCGAGGCGATGAACTAAAGCTGGTGTTTCCGCAACCTGGACTGACGCCCGAGGCAGTTGAGGCTCTCGAGCAGCTCGAGTTCCGCGAGTTTTTTCTCCAACCCTGCGATGGACCCGAACGCGCGGCCAATATCGACGCAGCGCTGAGTTACTGCAAGGCCCACCCGCGCTGGCGGCTGAGCCTACAGTTGCACAAGCTGCTAGGGATCCGGTGAGGCTGATGGTGCCAGCCATCCCGGACGACGAGTCCCCGGTGATTCAGCCCCAGTGATTCAGGCGCCCAGCCGGCTCAGTGCTGACGCTCGGAGGGGGAGGAGAGCAAGGACTGCGCCACCGAGCGGCTGCGCTGGGCTTCTTCCTCCTTGCCGTTGGCGGCCTGGGCCTCGGCCAGCACCTTCCATGCCTCAGGGTCGGTGGGGCTCAAGCGAATGGCATGCTCAAGGATGGTTTCGGCATCCTGGTGTTTGCCGGTCTGGGCCAGTAGGCGGCCGAGATTGTTGTAAGCGCCGGCGTATTGTGGGTCGAGCTTGATCGCGGTCAGAAAGGCTGCGGTGGCGGCTTCGGTTTGCTCCTGCATCATGAGCATGGCGCCGAGATTGTTGCAGGCGGCGGCATTGGAGGGGTCGAGTTCCAAACTGCGGTCAAAGGCGCTAGCGGCTTCTTCGATGCGCTCGAGTTGGGTCAGTGCGACGCCGAGGTTGTAATGATATTCCGATGCATCGGGTTCAGAGGCCAGGGCGCGGCGGATGAATGTCAGCGCTCCTTCCGGGTCGCCGTCGTTGATTTTCAGCACCCCGAGTTGGTTGAGCGTGATGGGCTCGTAGGGGTCTTGGTTTAGCACCTCGCGGTAGAGGGTCTCGGCCTCATCGATCTGGCCTGCTTCGTGCAGGCGGTCGGCCTGGCTGATCATTTCTGCCAGTTCGGTCGGGATGTGGCGCTCCTTCGCGACCCGCGCGGCGTCTTCGCTGAGCCCGGTTTCGTCGGCTTGCGCGTCGGTCTGGGTCTCGGGCAAGGCGTCTTTGGGCATGAAAATCTCAGCCATGGTCGTGGGTCCTCAAGAGCTTCAGTGTTCTGGCGAGCGCGCGATCAGTGCTGGACGCGGCAAGTTGGTGGGGGCTTGGCATGGCTGCGAGACCCTCGGGGTTGGGGCGCATGATCGGCGCGATTTCTATCAGTCTGTGCGAATTCGTCCAGTATTTCCAGCATTAACGCCCGCAAAGCGCGAAAACTTGACCGTCGTGGCGCTCTTGGGGCTCGAAAGCGGGGTTTGACCAATTCTGTGGTCTGCTGGGTGTCCCTGCATCTGTGGTATAGTCGCGGGCTGATTTTTTGCTAACCGGCGCAAGAGTCGGGGAGAGGTCTAGATGAACTTTTTCATTTCCGATGCCATGGCCCAGGCTGAAGGGGCGGCGGGTCCGGCTGATTCCTTTCTTGGTCTACTCTTTCCTATCGGCCTGATCATTATTCTCTACTTTTTAATGATTCGCCCGCAGATCAAGCGCCAAAAGGAGCACAAGGCGCTGGTGGATGGGCTGAGCAAGGGGGATGAGGTGATTACCATGGGTGGAGTGGCCGGTCGTATTGTCGATATCGGTGACAATTTCGCCCAGTTGGAGGTCGCCGATGGGGTGACCATTAAAATCCGCCGCGCGTCGGTGGAGGCCGTGTTGCCCAAGGGTTCACTAAAGGAACTCTAGCATCATCTGCGCGCTGGCGTTTGGCGGTGGCGTGCTGATTTGGTGCATGAACGAACGAAAGGCGAGTGGGTCGTTGGGGTCGGTCCGGAGACGGACTGACTCTGCATCGCCCCTCAGCCGCCTTCTCATTCTACTACTATCCCCAATTGCAACAATTCTGCAATGAATCATTATCCGCTGTGGAAAAATCTGCTGATTCTGGGTGTCGTCCTGGTCGGGCTGGTGCTCGCGCTGCCCAATTTGTTCTCTCAGGACCCCTCGATCGAAATTACCGCCGAGCGTGGTGTCGAACTCAATGATGGCAGCATCGCCGAGATTCGCGCAGTGTTCGAGAATGCCGACGTCCCGGTAAAGGGCATCGAGCCGCTCGACGGCGACCGGCTGCTTGCGCGCTTTCGCACTTCCGGCGAGCAGTTGCGCGCGCTTGAGGTGATGGAGACCACTCTGGCCGACCGTTACCGTAGCGCACTAACACTCTCGCCTGATCTGCCGGGTTGGCTCGATGCGATGGGCTTGCAGCCGATGTTCCTTGGGCTTGATTTGCGCGGCGGTATTCATGTGCTGATCGATGTTGACATGGATGCGGCGGTATCGCAGGCGCTGGAGCGCTACACCGGCGACATCCGCACCGAATTGCGTAAGGCCAAAATTCGTTATCTCACGGTGCTGCGCGAGGGCGACCGAGTGGAGGTGCGCTTTAAGGATGCAGAGACCCGCGATGCGGCGGCCCAGCGGATTCGCCGTGAGTTTCCAAATCTGACAGTCGAGACGGCTGAACGCGATGGGGACTTCTATGTGACCAATAGCCTGCCGCCGGCCCAGCGCGAGGAAGTCAAGCGCTTCGCCATGCAGCAGAACATTACCACGCTGCGTAATCGAGTCAATGCGCTAGGTGTGGCTGAGCCGATTATCCAGCGTCAGGGCGAGCGGCGTATCGTGGTGCAATTGCCCGGCGCGCAGGATCCAGGTCGGCTGAAGGATCTGCTCGGCGCCACCGCGACGCTTGAGTATCGCTTGGTTGATACCGAGCATAGCGTCCAAGATGCGATTGATGGGCGAGTGCCGGTGGGTGCGGCTCTGTATAAAGAACGCAACGGACAGCCCATCTTGCTCAAGCGGCGGGTGATTGTGACCGGCGATCAGATTACTGATGCCTCGGCCGGCTTTGACCAGCAGTCGGGCTCGCCAGCGGTCTTTGTGAGCCTTGATGGACCCGGCGCGCGGCGCATGCGCAATGTGACGACCGAGAATGTCGGCAAGCCGATGGCGGTGGTCTTTATCGAAAATCGCACCCTCACGCGCATGGTCGATGGCGAGCCGGTGAAGACGCGCGAGCGCACTGAGGAGGTCATCAGCGTAGCCAATATCCTGGAGCCCTTTGGCCGGCGCTTCCAGACCACTGGTCTCGATAGCAGCGATGAGGCGGCCAATCTGGCCCTGCTGCTGCGCGCCGGCGCTCTGGCTGCGCCCATTGAGATCGTTGAGGAGCGTA includes the following:
- a CDS encoding 6-carboxytetrahydropterin synthase — its product is MDALLFTAAETFHAARRLANLPAGHRARAVHGHGFGVKIHADLRERGDLGAGTETRALGDVLRQASAALDYQDLNAFIAEPGDLGIATWLGERLVESLHPGRLAALGLNSTAWQGVTTVAEAPTRGWRRYRFEAAHRLPSVPEGHPCGRMHGHGFEVTLHADLAPDDPTGLSGYDKLDAAWAPLARQLHHSCLNLLSGLENPTSELLCLWLWQRLEPELPGLRQVMVRETRTAGCCYDGQRFRIWKDLFFESALRFGELPEADPWHGLHGHSYALRLMLGAPLDEVLGWTVDFGDVKVLFKPVYARLDHFDLSTLPGLQRPGVAELLHWIAGQVADVLPQIDGIALNPTPGCGASLSLAGADHGLTLPAL
- the queE gene encoding 7-carboxy-7-deazaguanine synthase, translating into MAYQVHEIFHSLQGEGARSGRSALFCRFAGCNLWSGREQDRAAAICRFCDTEFRGTHGSGGGVFASAAALADHLGDLWHSQTSGAERPYIVCTGGEPLLQLDQPLIDVLHARGGEIAVETNGTIEPPVGIDWLCVSPKAGATLVATRGDELKLVFPQPGLTPEAVEALEQLEFREFFLQPCDGPERAANIDAALSYCKAHPRWRLSLQLHKLLGIR
- the yajC gene encoding preprotein translocase subunit YajC encodes the protein MNFFISDAMAQAEGAAGPADSFLGLLFPIGLIIILYFLMIRPQIKRQKEHKALVDGLSKGDEVITMGGVAGRIVDIGDNFAQLEVADGVTIKIRRASVEAVLPKGSLKEL
- a CDS encoding tetratricopeptide repeat protein, giving the protein MAEIFMPKDALPETQTDAQADETGLSEDAARVAKERHIPTELAEMISQADRLHEAGQIDEAETLYREVLNQDPYEPITLNQLGVLKINDGDPEGALTFIRRALASEPDASEYHYNLGVALTQLERIEEAASAFDRSLELDPSNAAACNNLGAMLMMQEQTEAATAAFLTAIKLDPQYAGAYNNLGRLLAQTGKHQDAETILEHAIRLSPTDPEAWKVLAEAQAANGKEEEAQRSRSVAQSLLSSPSERQH
- the queC gene encoding 7-cyano-7-deazaguanine synthase QueC is translated as MTDTSRPAVVLLSGGLDSATVLAIAKDQGFAPHALSFRYGQRHLIELQAAARVAEALGAAEHRVVAVDLAGFGGSALTAKMDVPKHRDVGEIGLGIPTTYVPARNTVFLSLALAWAEVLGATDIFIGVNALDYSGYPDCRPEYIVAFERMANLATRAGVEGRERLRLHTPLIEMTKAQIIRCGLALGVDYGLTLSCYDPSPEGKSCGGCDACLLRAKGFAEAGVDDPVDGN
- the secD gene encoding protein translocase subunit SecD; protein product: MNHYPLWKNLLILGVVLVGLVLALPNLFSQDPSIEITAERGVELNDGSIAEIRAVFENADVPVKGIEPLDGDRLLARFRTSGEQLRALEVMETTLADRYRSALTLSPDLPGWLDAMGLQPMFLGLDLRGGIHVLIDVDMDAAVSQALERYTGDIRTELRKAKIRYLTVLREGDRVEVRFKDAETRDAAAQRIRREFPNLTVETAERDGDFYVTNSLPPAQREEVKRFAMQQNITTLRNRVNALGVAEPIIQRQGERRIVVQLPGAQDPGRLKDLLGATATLEYRLVDTEHSVQDAIDGRVPVGAALYKERNGQPILLKRRVIVTGDQITDASAGFDQQSGSPAVFVSLDGPGARRMRNVTTENVGKPMAVVFIENRTLTRMVDGEPVKTRERTEEVISVANILEPFGRRFQTTGLDSSDEAANLALLLRAGALAAPIEIVEERTVGPSLGQDNIDQGFLSVLIGLLAVVVFMAVYYRLFGLVADLVLVVNLVMIVAVLSLLQATLTLPGIAGIVLTVGMAVDANVLIFERIREEIRNGSSPQASIHAGYNKALSTIVDANVTTLIAAVVLFSFGTGPIKGFAVTLFIGIVTSMFTAILGSRALINLIYGGRRVKTLAI